The Streptomyces sp. NBC_01275 genome has a segment encoding these proteins:
- a CDS encoding GNAT family N-acetyltransferase — MLTQTTSRVLEPSDLDAALVVLDREPVANAFVTSRVQVAGLDPWRLGGEMWGWYEDGMLTSLCYAGANLVPICATPRAVRAFADRARRAGRRCSSIVGPAEPTALLWRLLEPHWGSAREVRAHQPLMVTDRMPTDVAPDPYVRRIRKDEMETIMPACVAMFTEEVGVSPMVGDGGLLYQARVAELVGSGRSFARLDDHGRVVFKAEIGAATTQACQIQGVWVAPEYRGRGLAAPGMAAVLRYALADVAPLVSLYVNDFNTSARRTYRRVGFQEVGEFMSILF, encoded by the coding sequence GTGTTGACCCAGACCACCTCCCGGGTCCTCGAACCGAGCGACCTGGACGCCGCGCTAGTCGTCCTCGACCGTGAGCCGGTCGCCAACGCCTTCGTGACCTCCCGCGTCCAGGTCGCGGGCCTGGACCCCTGGCGGCTCGGCGGCGAGATGTGGGGCTGGTACGAGGACGGCATGCTGACGTCCCTCTGCTATGCGGGCGCGAACCTCGTCCCGATCTGCGCCACCCCGCGCGCCGTACGCGCCTTCGCCGACCGCGCCCGCCGGGCGGGCCGCCGCTGCTCCTCCATCGTCGGCCCCGCCGAGCCGACCGCCCTGCTCTGGCGCCTCCTCGAACCTCACTGGGGCTCCGCCCGCGAGGTCCGCGCGCACCAGCCGCTGATGGTCACCGACCGGATGCCGACCGACGTCGCCCCGGATCCCTACGTCCGCCGCATCCGCAAGGACGAGATGGAAACGATCATGCCGGCGTGCGTGGCGATGTTCACCGAGGAGGTCGGCGTCTCCCCGATGGTCGGCGACGGCGGACTCCTGTACCAGGCCCGGGTCGCCGAACTGGTCGGCTCCGGCCGCTCCTTCGCCCGCCTCGACGACCACGGCAGGGTCGTCTTCAAGGCCGAGATCGGCGCGGCGACGACCCAGGCCTGCCAGATCCAGGGCGTGTGGGTGGCCCCCGAGTACCGGGGGAGGGGCCTGGCCGCCCCAGGAATGGCGGCCGTACTCCGCTACGCGCTCGCGGACGTGGCCCCGCTGGTGAGTCTGTACGTGAACGACTTCAACACGTCGGCGAGGCGCACGTACAGAAGGGTGGGCTTCCAAGAGGTGGGCGAGTTCATGAGCATCCTGTTCTGA
- the ispG gene encoding flavodoxin-dependent (E)-4-hydroxy-3-methylbut-2-enyl-diphosphate synthase, with the protein MTAISLGMPSVPTKLAERRKSRKIQVGSVAVGGDAPVSVQSMTTTRTSDIGATLQQIAELTASGCQIVRVACPTQDDADALATIARKSQIPVIADIHFQPKYVFAAIEAGCAAVRVNPGNIKQFDDKVKEIAQAANDHATPIRIGVNAGSLDRRLLQKYGKATPEALVESALWEASLFEEHGFRDIKISVKHNDPVIMIEAYRQLAAQSDYPLHLGVTEAGPAFQGTIKSAVAFGALLSQGIGDTIRVSLSAPPVEEVKVGNQILESLNLKQRGLEIVSCPSCGRAQVDVYKLAEEVTAGLTGMEVPLRVAVMGCVVNGPGEAREADLGVASGNGKGQIFVKGEVIKTVPESKIVETLIEEAMKLAEQMEAAGVPSGEPSVAVAG; encoded by the coding sequence ATGACTGCGATTTCTCTCGGCATGCCGTCCGTTCCGACCAAGCTCGCCGAGCGGCGCAAGAGCCGGAAGATCCAGGTCGGCTCCGTGGCGGTGGGCGGCGACGCCCCTGTGTCCGTGCAGTCGATGACCACGACCCGCACGTCCGACATCGGCGCCACCCTCCAGCAGATCGCCGAGCTCACCGCGTCCGGCTGCCAGATCGTCCGCGTCGCCTGCCCCACCCAGGACGACGCCGACGCCCTCGCCACGATCGCCCGCAAGTCGCAGATCCCGGTGATCGCGGACATCCACTTCCAGCCGAAGTACGTTTTCGCCGCGATCGAGGCCGGCTGCGCCGCGGTCCGCGTCAACCCCGGCAACATCAAGCAGTTCGACGACAAGGTCAAGGAGATCGCCCAGGCGGCGAACGACCACGCCACCCCGATCCGCATCGGCGTGAACGCGGGCTCCCTGGACCGTCGGCTCCTGCAGAAGTACGGCAAGGCGACCCCCGAGGCGCTCGTCGAGTCCGCCCTCTGGGAGGCGTCCCTCTTCGAGGAGCACGGCTTCCGGGACATCAAGATCTCCGTCAAGCACAACGACCCGGTCATCATGATCGAGGCGTACCGGCAGCTCGCCGCCCAGAGCGACTACCCCCTCCACCTCGGCGTCACGGAGGCCGGCCCGGCCTTCCAGGGCACGATCAAGTCGGCGGTCGCCTTCGGAGCCCTGCTCTCCCAGGGCATCGGCGACACGATCCGGGTCTCCCTCTCGGCCCCGCCGGTCGAGGAGGTCAAGGTCGGCAACCAGATCCTGGAGTCCCTCAACCTCAAGCAGCGCGGCCTGGAGATCGTCTCCTGCCCGTCCTGCGGCCGCGCCCAGGTCGACGTCTACAAGCTCGCCGAAGAGGTCACCGCCGGCCTGACCGGCATGGAGGTCCCGCTGCGCGTCGCCGTCATGGGCTGCGTCGTCAACGGCCCCGGCGAGGCCCGCGAGGCCGACCTCGGCGTCGCCTCCGGCAACGGCAAGGGCCAGATCTTCGTCAAGGGCGAGGTCATCAAGACCGTCCCTGAGTCCAAGATCGTCGAGACCCTCATCGAGGAGGCCATGAAGCTGGCCGAACAGATGGAGGCGGCCGGAGTCCCCTCCGGCGAGCCGTCCGTGGCAGTGGCAGGCTGA
- the dxr gene encoding 1-deoxy-D-xylulose-5-phosphate reductoisomerase has translation MSDSPAPLADPHLVYDPVAGDGPKDVVVLGCTGSIGTQAIDLVLRNPDRFRVTGLSANGGRVALLAEQAHRLRVRTVAVAREDVVPALREALAAEYGAGEPLPEILAGPEAATHLAASDCHTVLNGITGSIGLAPTLAALEAGRTLALANKESLIVGGPLVKALAEPGQIIPVDSEHAALFQSLAAGTRADVRKLVVTASGGPFRGRTKEQLANVTVEEALAHPTWSMGPVITINSATLVNKGLEVIEAHLLYDIPFDRIEVVVHPQSYVHSMVEFTDGSTLAQATPPDMRGPIAIGLGWPQRVPDAAPAFDWSTASTWEFFPLDEEAFPSVGLARHVGELAGTAPAVFNAANEECVEAFRTGALPFNGIMETVTRVVEEHGAPRTGTSLTVSDVLEAETWARTRTRELTAHLAQQTAETATAEARA, from the coding sequence ATGAGCGACAGCCCAGCCCCCCTCGCCGACCCGCACCTCGTCTACGATCCCGTCGCGGGCGACGGCCCGAAGGACGTGGTGGTCCTCGGCTGCACGGGATCGATCGGCACCCAGGCCATCGACCTCGTGCTGCGCAACCCGGACCGCTTCCGCGTCACCGGCCTCTCCGCCAACGGCGGCCGGGTCGCCCTCCTGGCCGAGCAGGCGCACCGGCTGCGGGTGCGGACCGTCGCGGTCGCCCGCGAGGACGTCGTACCGGCCCTGCGCGAGGCGCTGGCCGCCGAGTACGGCGCGGGGGAGCCGCTTCCCGAGATCCTCGCGGGCCCGGAGGCCGCCACCCACCTCGCCGCCTCCGACTGCCACACCGTCCTCAACGGCATCACGGGCTCCATCGGCCTCGCGCCCACCCTCGCCGCCCTGGAGGCGGGCCGCACCCTCGCGCTCGCCAACAAGGAGTCGCTCATCGTCGGCGGCCCGCTGGTCAAGGCGCTCGCCGAACCCGGGCAGATCATCCCGGTGGACTCCGAGCACGCGGCGCTCTTCCAGTCCCTGGCCGCCGGCACCCGCGCCGACGTCCGCAAGCTGGTCGTCACCGCCTCCGGCGGCCCCTTCCGCGGCCGTACGAAGGAGCAGCTGGCGAACGTCACGGTGGAGGAGGCCCTCGCCCACCCCACCTGGTCCATGGGCCCGGTGATCACGATCAACTCCGCGACCCTGGTCAACAAGGGTCTGGAGGTCATCGAGGCGCACCTGCTGTACGACATTCCCTTCGACCGCATTGAGGTCGTCGTACACCCTCAGTCGTATGTCCACTCGATGGTTGAGTTCACGGACGGATCGACACTGGCCCAGGCGACGCCCCCCGACATGCGCGGGCCCATCGCCATCGGCCTCGGCTGGCCCCAGCGCGTCCCCGACGCGGCGCCCGCCTTCGACTGGAGCACGGCGTCGACGTGGGAGTTCTTCCCGCTCGACGAGGAGGCGTTCCCCTCGGTCGGCCTCGCCCGGCACGTGGGCGAGCTCGCGGGGACGGCCCCGGCGGTGTTCAATGCCGCCAACGAGGAGTGCGTGGAGGCGTTCCGCACGGGCGCGCTGCCGTTCAACGGGATCATGGAGACCGTCACACGGGTGGTCGAGGAGCACGGCGCCCCGCGTACGGGAACTTCACTGACCGTGTCGGACGTCCTCGAAGCGGAGACCTGGGCCCGGACCCGGACCCGCGAACTGACAGCACACCTGGCACAACAGACGGCAGAGACGGCTACCGCGGAGGCGCGTGCATGA
- a CDS encoding LacI family DNA-binding transcriptional regulator — translation MVTLAEVAQHAGVSASTVSYVLSGKRSISTSTRQRVEQSIRELGYHPNAGARALASSKSNIVALMIPLRTDMYVPVMMEIAIAVATTARLHGYDVLLLTGEEGPDAVRRVTGSGLADAMILMDVQLDDERLPLLRATDQPSVLIGLPADTEGLTCVDLDFTATGALCVEHLAMLGHRDIAVIGEAPAVYERHTGFAERTLDGLRSRARELGLRLLHRPCEGGYDAMALTLARILDERPGTTGFVVQNESAVEPLLALLRQQGRAVPEDVSVVAICPDQVAAQASVRLTSVAIPAQEMGRYAVEHLVAKLEGRGRDEVVLIAPELTVRSSTGPAPTAS, via the coding sequence ATGGTCACCCTCGCCGAGGTCGCCCAGCACGCCGGAGTCTCGGCGAGCACGGTGAGCTATGTCCTCAGTGGCAAGCGGTCCATCTCCACGTCCACCCGACAGCGGGTCGAGCAGAGCATCCGGGAGCTCGGCTACCACCCGAACGCCGGGGCCCGCGCGCTCGCGAGCAGCAAGTCGAACATCGTCGCGCTGATGATCCCGCTGCGCACCGACATGTACGTGCCGGTGATGATGGAGATCGCCATCGCCGTGGCCACCACGGCCCGCCTCCACGGCTACGACGTCCTGCTGCTCACCGGCGAGGAGGGTCCCGACGCCGTCCGCCGCGTCACCGGCAGCGGGCTCGCCGACGCGATGATCCTGATGGACGTCCAACTCGACGACGAGCGGCTGCCGTTGCTGCGGGCCACCGACCAGCCGTCCGTGCTGATCGGGCTGCCCGCGGACACCGAGGGGCTCACCTGTGTGGACCTCGACTTCACGGCGACCGGCGCGCTGTGCGTGGAGCACCTGGCGATGCTGGGGCACCGCGACATCGCTGTCATAGGCGAGGCGCCGGCGGTCTACGAACGGCACACCGGTTTCGCCGAGCGCACCCTCGACGGACTCCGGTCCCGGGCGAGGGAGTTGGGCCTCAGACTGCTGCACCGGCCGTGCGAGGGCGGATACGACGCGATGGCCCTGACCTTGGCCCGGATCCTGGACGAACGCCCGGGGACCACGGGGTTCGTGGTGCAGAACGAGTCGGCGGTCGAGCCGTTGCTCGCGCTGCTGCGCCAACAGGGCCGAGCCGTGCCCGAGGACGTGTCGGTGGTCGCGATCTGCCCGGACCAGGTCGCCGCCCAGGCCTCGGTGCGGCTGACGTCGGTCGCCATCCCCGCGCAGGAGATGGGCCGGTACGCCGTGGAACACCTGGTCGCCAAGCTGGAGGGGCGCGGCCGGGACGAAGTCGTGCTGATCGCACCCGAGTTGACGGTCCGGTCGAGCACGGGACCGGCGCCCACCGCCTCCTGA
- a CDS encoding endo-1,4-beta-glucanase: MQHRRPRLSKKAKAFTAAVVALAAAAGVTLAQAGESSKKCTAFDTVTLGKYYVNNNLWGQDKGVGSQCVWDNAQSGSTISWGTSYTWANSAKGADSDVKSYASTVLGWHWGWKVDKASTGLPIKVGDRKKVTASWEFSLPANPGTMNVAYDLWLHTKNTADWQDQPTDEIMIWLNRQGGAGPLGAKYGSVSLGGSMWDVYQGDIGWKVYSFVRRTNTTKATLNLDDFTQALVRRKLLSNDKYVSGIESGTEVFKGTGRLDTKSYSVTVG, from the coding sequence ATGCAGCACCGCCGTCCCCGTCTGTCGAAGAAGGCGAAGGCCTTCACCGCCGCCGTCGTGGCCCTCGCGGCAGCCGCCGGCGTCACCCTCGCCCAGGCGGGCGAGTCGAGCAAGAAGTGCACGGCCTTCGACACGGTCACGCTCGGCAAGTACTACGTGAACAACAACCTCTGGGGTCAGGACAAGGGCGTCGGCAGCCAGTGCGTCTGGGACAACGCCCAGTCCGGCTCGACGATCTCCTGGGGCACCAGCTACACCTGGGCCAACAGCGCCAAGGGCGCCGACTCGGACGTGAAGTCGTACGCGAGCACGGTCCTCGGCTGGCACTGGGGCTGGAAGGTCGACAAGGCGTCCACCGGACTGCCGATCAAGGTCGGCGACCGCAAGAAGGTGACCGCGAGCTGGGAGTTCTCCCTGCCGGCGAACCCGGGCACCATGAACGTCGCCTACGACCTGTGGCTGCACACCAAGAACACCGCGGACTGGCAGGACCAGCCCACCGACGAGATCATGATCTGGCTCAACCGCCAGGGCGGCGCGGGCCCGCTGGGCGCCAAGTACGGCAGCGTCAGCCTGGGCGGTTCGATGTGGGACGTCTACCAGGGTGACATCGGCTGGAAGGTGTACTCCTTCGTCCGCCGCACCAACACCACCAAGGCCACGCTCAACCTCGACGACTTCACCCAGGCCCTCGTTCGGCGCAAGCTGCTGAGCAACGACAAGTACGTCTCCGGCATCGAGTCCGGCACCGAGGTCTTCAAGGGAACAGGGCGTCTGGACACGAAGTCCTACTCGGTCACCGTGGGCTGA
- a CDS encoding RIP metalloprotease: protein MTALMMILGIVVFAVGLLVSIAWHELGHLSTAKLFGIRVPQYMVGFGPTIFSRKKGDTEYGVKAIPFGGYIRMIGMFPPGEDGRVTARSTSPWRGMIEDARSAAYEELQPGDETRMFYTRKPWKRVIVMFAGPFMNLILAVALFLTVLMGFGIQQQTNVVSSVSPCVIAQSENRDACKKTDAASPAAAAGMQKGDEIVSFDGQRTDDWSTLSDLIRVSAGKDVAIIVDRKGQEVTLHAKIATNQVAKKDSSGAYVQGEYVKAGFLGFSAATGVVKQDFGDSVTWMTDRVGDAVDSLAALPGKIPALWNAAFDGAPREPDSPMGVVGAARVGGEIFTLDIPATQQLAMALMLVAGFNLSLFLFNMLPLLPLDGGHIAGALWEALRRNTAKVLRRPDPGPFDVAKLMPVAYVVAGIFVCFTILVLIADVVNPVRIS from the coding sequence ATGACAGCCCTGATGATGATCCTCGGCATAGTCGTCTTCGCGGTAGGCCTCCTGGTCTCGATCGCCTGGCACGAACTGGGGCACCTGTCCACGGCCAAGCTCTTCGGCATCCGCGTGCCGCAGTACATGGTCGGCTTCGGCCCGACGATCTTCTCGCGCAAGAAGGGCGACACGGAGTACGGCGTCAAGGCCATCCCCTTCGGCGGCTACATCCGCATGATCGGCATGTTCCCGCCCGGCGAGGACGGCCGGGTCACGGCCCGCTCCACCTCACCGTGGCGCGGGATGATCGAGGACGCCCGCTCGGCCGCGTACGAGGAGCTCCAGCCGGGCGACGAGACCCGCATGTTCTACACGCGCAAGCCGTGGAAGCGCGTCATCGTCATGTTCGCGGGCCCCTTCATGAACCTGATCCTGGCGGTGGCCCTGTTCCTCACCGTCCTGATGGGCTTCGGCATCCAGCAGCAGACCAACGTCGTCAGCTCCGTCTCGCCGTGCGTCATCGCCCAGAGCGAGAACCGCGACGCCTGCAAGAAGACCGACGCCGCCTCCCCGGCGGCGGCCGCGGGCATGCAGAAGGGCGACGAGATCGTCTCCTTCGACGGACAGCGGACCGACGACTGGAGCACGCTCTCCGACCTCATCCGCGTCAGCGCCGGCAAGGACGTCGCGATCATCGTCGACCGCAAGGGCCAGGAAGTGACCCTGCACGCGAAGATCGCCACCAACCAGGTCGCGAAGAAGGACTCCAGCGGGGCCTACGTCCAGGGCGAGTACGTCAAGGCCGGCTTCCTCGGCTTCAGCGCGGCCACCGGCGTCGTCAAGCAGGACTTCGGCGACTCCGTGACCTGGATGACCGACCGGGTGGGCGACGCCGTCGACTCCCTCGCCGCCCTGCCCGGCAAGATCCCGGCCCTGTGGAACGCGGCCTTCGACGGCGCCCCCCGCGAGCCCGACTCCCCGATGGGCGTCGTCGGCGCGGCCCGCGTCGGCGGTGAGATCTTCACCCTCGACATCCCGGCGACCCAGCAGTTGGCGATGGCGTTGATGCTGGTCGCGGGCTTCAACCTGTCCCTGTTCCTCTTCAACATGCTCCCGCTGCTCCCGCTCGACGGCGGGCACATCGCGGGCGCCCTGTGGGAGGCGCTGCGCCGCAACACGGCCAAGGTCCTGCGCCGTCCGGACCCGGGCCCGTTCGACGTGGCGAAGCTGATGCCGGTGGCCTACGTGGTGGCGGGGATCTTCGTCTGCTTCACGATCCTCGTCCTGATCGCGGACGTCGTTAACCCCGTGAGAATCTCGTAG
- a CDS encoding glycoside hydrolase family 31 protein: protein MNQPAPAESPSAVNPPQVSLAQSSPTVGTFRERGGALEWSGRQETLRIEPWGPDAVRVRARLGGPVLEGLPGALLDEPPVTESSVEIGDGEGQLTVGALTVEVSAEGLVRFLRTDDGGELLAEERAHFWWPGPRLYTPVGNGHHRLEQRFAAYDDEKLYGLGQHQHGRLDQKGLVVDLVQRNAEVGIPVLTSSRGYTLLWNNPAIGRVELAGNGTRWVADSARQIDYWITAGAPADAQRRYSAATGRTPMLPEWAAGFWQCKLRYRTQDELLAVAREYKRRNLPLDVIVCDFFHWTHLGEWKFDLAEWPDPAAMVRELDELGVKLVVSVWPSVSPLSENHPVMEQRGYFIGTQYGPMAHADWPDKGVASTVQVAFYDATNPEARDFVWSKVRENYLEPYGITAFWLDACEPELKPGFQENLRYWAGPGLEVGNLYPADNARTFYEGLRAAGEEEIVSLNRSAWAGSQRYGAALWSGDIGTDFPTLRRQIAAGLNTALSGIPWWNTDIGGFHGGDPTDPAYQEVMVRWFQFGALSPLMRLHGFRDPGMPLGPDMTGGPNEVWSYGEEAGAVLEKYLRLRERLKPYVLQVMREAHEEGLPPMRPLFLEFPDDRAAWSVDDSYLFGRDLLVAPVLTAGATARTAYLPAGATWTDAWTGETYEGGAAVTVDAPLDRIPLFLRDGARLPVAG from the coding sequence ATGAACCAGCCCGCCCCTGCCGAAAGCCCGTCTGCCGTCAACCCGCCCCAGGTCAGCCTCGCGCAGTCCTCGCCCACGGTCGGCACCTTCCGTGAGCGGGGCGGCGCGCTGGAGTGGAGCGGCCGCCAGGAGACCCTGCGCATCGAGCCGTGGGGTCCGGACGCCGTCCGGGTGCGCGCCCGGCTCGGCGGGCCGGTTCTCGAAGGGCTGCCGGGCGCGCTGCTCGACGAGCCGCCGGTCACCGAGAGCAGCGTCGAGATCGGTGACGGCGAGGGGCAGTTGACGGTCGGCGCGCTGACCGTCGAGGTGAGCGCCGAGGGTCTGGTCCGCTTTCTGCGCACGGACGACGGCGGTGAGCTGCTCGCCGAGGAGCGCGCCCACTTCTGGTGGCCGGGCCCGCGTCTCTACACGCCGGTCGGCAACGGCCACCACCGGCTGGAGCAGCGCTTCGCCGCCTACGACGACGAGAAGCTGTACGGCCTGGGCCAGCACCAGCACGGCCGCCTCGACCAGAAGGGCCTGGTCGTCGACCTGGTGCAGCGCAACGCCGAGGTCGGCATCCCGGTGCTCACCTCCAGCCGCGGCTACACCCTGCTGTGGAACAACCCGGCGATCGGGCGGGTGGAGCTGGCCGGCAACGGCACCCGCTGGGTGGCGGACTCGGCGCGGCAGATCGACTACTGGATCACCGCCGGCGCCCCGGCCGACGCCCAGCGCCGTTACAGCGCGGCCACCGGCCGTACCCCGATGCTCCCGGAGTGGGCGGCGGGCTTCTGGCAGTGCAAGCTGCGCTATCGCACCCAGGACGAACTCCTCGCCGTGGCCCGGGAGTACAAGCGCCGGAACCTGCCCCTCGACGTCATCGTGTGCGACTTCTTCCACTGGACGCATCTGGGCGAGTGGAAGTTCGACCTGGCGGAGTGGCCTGACCCGGCGGCGATGGTCCGTGAACTGGACGAGCTGGGCGTGAAGTTGGTCGTGAGCGTCTGGCCGTCGGTGTCCCCGCTGAGCGAGAACCACCCGGTGATGGAGCAGCGCGGCTACTTCATCGGCACCCAGTACGGCCCGATGGCGCACGCCGACTGGCCGGACAAGGGGGTCGCCTCCACGGTCCAGGTGGCCTTCTACGACGCGACGAACCCCGAGGCCCGTGACTTCGTGTGGTCGAAGGTGCGGGAGAACTACCTGGAGCCGTACGGCATCACGGCCTTCTGGCTGGACGCCTGCGAGCCTGAGCTGAAGCCGGGCTTCCAGGAGAACCTGCGCTACTGGGCGGGCCCGGGGCTGGAGGTCGGCAACCTCTATCCGGCCGACAACGCCCGCACCTTCTACGAGGGGCTGCGCGCGGCGGGCGAGGAGGAGATCGTCAGCCTCAACCGCTCGGCGTGGGCGGGCAGTCAGCGCTACGGGGCGGCCCTGTGGTCGGGTGACATCGGCACCGACTTCCCGACCCTGCGCCGCCAGATCGCGGCCGGTCTCAACACCGCGCTGTCGGGCATCCCCTGGTGGAACACCGACATCGGCGGCTTCCACGGCGGCGATCCGACCGACCCGGCGTACCAGGAGGTCATGGTCCGCTGGTTCCAGTTCGGCGCGCTGTCCCCGCTGATGCGCCTGCACGGCTTCCGCGACCCGGGCATGCCGCTGGGCCCGGACATGACCGGCGGCCCCAACGAGGTGTGGTCGTACGGCGAGGAGGCCGGCGCGGTCCTGGAGAAGTACCTGCGGCTGCGGGAGCGGCTGAAGCCGTACGTCCTTCAGGTCATGCGGGAGGCTCACGAGGAGGGGCTGCCGCCCATGCGGCCGCTGTTCCTGGAGTTCCCGGACGACCGGGCGGCCTGGTCGGTGGACGACTCCTACCTCTTCGGCCGGGATCTGCTGGTCGCCCCGGTGCTGACGGCGGGCGCGACCGCCCGCACCGCCTATCTCCCGGCGGGGGCGACCTGGACGGACGCGTGGACGGGTGAGACGTACGAGGGCGGGGCGGCCGTGACGGTCGACGCGCCGCTGGACCGGATCCCGCTGTTCCTGCGGGACGGGGCGCGGCTGCCGGTGGCGGGTTAA
- a CDS encoding acyl-CoA dehydrogenase family protein, with protein MSAPPLKKPTVTEREARQVAEAAREQAWRKPSFAKELFLGRFRLDLIHPHPLPTDEAVRRGEQFLAKLRDFCETKVDAARIEREARIPDEVINGLKELGALGMKIDPKYGGLGLTQVYYNKALALAGSASPAIGVLLSAHQSIGVPQPLKLFGTPEQKQEFLPRCATTAISAFLLTEPDVGSDPARLATSAVPDGDDYVLDGVKLWTTNGVVADLLVVMARVPRSEGHKGGITAFVVEADSPGITVEHRNAFMGLRGIENGVTRFHQVRVPAANRIGPEGTGLKIALTTLNTGRLSLPASCVAAGKWSLKIAREWSAAREQWGKPIAHHEAVGAKISFIAATTFALEAVLDLSSQMADEDRNDIRIEGALAKLIASELGWRMADELVQIRGGRGFETAESLAARGERAVPAEQVLRDLRINRIFEGSTEIMHLLIAREAVDAHLTVAGDLIDPDKSLQDKAKAGANAGVFYAKWLPKLVAGPGQLPSSYGEFKQGGVDLSPHLRFVERHSRKLARSTFYAMSRWQGRMETKQGFLGRIVDIGAELFAMSAACVRAELLRSRGEHGREAYQLADAFCRQSRIRVDELFTRLWNNTDDLDRKVVKGVMAGAYEWLEEGVVDPSGEGPWIADTTPGPSERENVRRPIG; from the coding sequence ATGTCCGCACCACCCCTCAAGAAACCCACCGTCACCGAGCGTGAGGCCCGCCAGGTGGCGGAGGCCGCCCGGGAGCAGGCTTGGCGCAAGCCCAGCTTCGCCAAGGAACTGTTCCTGGGCCGTTTCCGGCTCGACCTCATCCACCCCCACCCGCTCCCCACCGACGAGGCCGTACGGCGCGGTGAGCAGTTCCTGGCCAAGCTCCGCGACTTCTGCGAGACGAAGGTGGACGCGGCCCGCATCGAGCGCGAGGCGCGGATCCCCGACGAGGTGATCAACGGGCTCAAGGAGCTCGGCGCCCTCGGCATGAAGATCGACCCCAAGTACGGCGGCCTCGGCCTCACCCAGGTGTACTACAACAAGGCGCTGGCCCTGGCGGGCTCGGCCAGCCCCGCGATCGGCGTGCTGCTCTCGGCGCACCAGTCGATCGGCGTACCGCAGCCGCTGAAGCTGTTCGGCACCCCCGAGCAGAAACAGGAGTTCCTGCCGCGCTGCGCCACCACCGCCATCAGCGCCTTCCTCCTCACCGAGCCGGACGTCGGCTCCGACCCGGCGCGCCTCGCCACCAGCGCCGTGCCGGACGGGGACGACTACGTCCTCGACGGGGTGAAGCTGTGGACCACCAACGGCGTGGTCGCCGACCTGCTGGTCGTGATGGCCCGGGTGCCCAGGAGCGAAGGACACAAGGGCGGCATCACCGCCTTCGTCGTGGAGGCGGACTCGCCCGGCATCACCGTCGAGCACCGCAACGCCTTCATGGGCCTGCGCGGCATCGAGAACGGTGTCACCCGTTTCCATCAGGTCCGGGTGCCGGCCGCAAACCGCATCGGCCCCGAGGGCACGGGTCTGAAGATCGCCCTCACCACCCTCAACACCGGCCGGCTCTCCCTCCCCGCATCCTGCGTGGCCGCCGGCAAGTGGAGCCTGAAGATCGCCCGCGAGTGGTCGGCGGCCCGCGAGCAGTGGGGCAAGCCGATCGCCCACCACGAGGCGGTCGGCGCGAAGATCTCCTTCATCGCGGCGACGACGTTCGCCCTGGAGGCCGTGCTCGACCTGTCCTCGCAGATGGCCGACGAGGACCGCAACGACATCCGCATCGAGGGTGCGCTGGCCAAGCTCATCGCCTCCGAGCTGGGCTGGCGCATGGCCGACGAACTCGTCCAGATCCGCGGCGGCCGCGGCTTCGAGACCGCCGAGTCGCTCGCCGCCCGCGGCGAACGGGCGGTCCCCGCCGAACAGGTCCTGCGCGACCTGCGCATCAACCGCATCTTCGAGGGCTCGACGGAGATCATGCATCTCCTCATCGCCCGCGAGGCCGTCGACGCCCACCTCACCGTCGCCGGCGACCTCATCGACCCCGACAAGTCTCTCCAGGACAAGGCGAAGGCCGGCGCGAACGCGGGCGTCTTCTACGCCAAGTGGCTCCCGAAGCTGGTCGCCGGACCGGGCCAGCTGCCGTCGTCGTACGGGGAGTTCAAGCAGGGCGGGGTCGACCTCTCCCCGCACCTGCGCTTCGTGGAACGCCACTCCCGCAAACTCGCCCGCTCCACCTTCTACGCCATGTCCCGCTGGCAGGGCCGGATGGAGACCAAGCAGGGCTTCCTCGGCCGGATCGTCGACATCGGCGCCGAACTGTTCGCGATGAGCGCGGCCTGTGTGCGCGCCGAGCTGCTGCGCTCCCGGGGCGAGCACGGCCGCGAGGCCTACCAGCTGGCCGACGCCTTCTGCCGCCAGTCCCGCATCCGTGTCGACGAGCTCTTCACCCGCCTGTGGAACAACACCGACGACCTGGACCGCAAGGTCGTCAAGGGCGTCATGGCGGGCGCCTACGAGTGGCTGGAGGAAGGCGTCGTCGACCCGTCGGGCGAGGGCCCGTGGATCGCCGACACGACCCCCGGCCCGAGCGAACGGGAGAACGTCCGCCGTCCGATCGGGTGA